GCGGCGCGAAGGGCTTTGATGGTTTTCGGGCCGGTGGCGTTCAGAAATGCCATGCCCATCGATGCGGCGGGTGCAAAGCGTTTGTGACCGGAATCGGCAAGGTAGTTACGGATGGCTACGGTTACGTCGCCGAAGTCGATGTTGACGGGGCAGGGTTTGACGCAGCGGTGGCACACGGTGCAGTGGTCGCCGATGTCCATGAGTTCTTCAAAGTGTTTGATGGAAACGCCGCGGCGGGTTTGTTCTTCGTATAAGAAGGCTTCGGTCAACAGCCCCACGCCGAGGATTTTGTTGCGCGGGCTGTACAGCAGGTTGGCGCGCGGAACGTGGGTGGAGCAGACGGGTTTGCATTTGCCGCAGCGCAGGCAGTCTTTAACGGAATCGGCGATGGTACCGAGGTCTGATTTTTCCATAATCAGCGATTCCGCGCCCAAAAGCTCGAAGGATGGTGTGTAGGCGTTGCGTAAGTCCGAGCCTTTCATCAGTTTGTGACGGTTGAAGGTGTGTTTGGGATCGACTTGGTTTTTGTAGTTCCAAAACGGTTGCAAATCTTCATCGGTCAAAAATTCGAGCTTGGTAATGCCTATGCCGTGTTCGCCGGAAATCACACCACCGAGCGAACGGGCGATTTTCATAATGCGTTCGACCGAACGGTAGGCCGTCTGAAGCATTTCGGCATCGTCTGAGTTAACCGGAATATTGGTATGAACGTTACCGTCGCCGGCGTGCATATGCAGGGCGACGAAGACGCGGCTGCGCACGGTTTTGGCGTGGATTTTGCCTAAACCTTGGATAATTTTGGTATCGGTTTTGCCGCTGAAGATTTCAGAAAGCGGCTTCATTACGTCTGCTTTGACAGACACGCGCAGGCGGAAATCGCGGAAGGCAATAAAGCAACTTTCATTGTCTTTGGCTTCGGGCGCGGCGTGGACGGATGCGCCATAGCGTGCTTTATAGTCGGCAAGCGGCGCGTCTAAGTTATCCAGCAACCATTCCCAACGTGCTTTGACGGCGGAAACGTGGGCCAGGGCGTGTTTGCCGCGTTCGCCCAACAGTTCGGCGGTTGGCAGGTCGGTTCCCATTTTGTCGATGGGGAGTTTGCCGGACAGATATTGCTCCAAGGCGGCACAGAGTTTGAGTTTGTTTTGGATGGAAAGCTCAATGTTGATGCGCTCGATGCCGTCTGAATACTCGCCGAGCCTTTCAAGTGGGATTACTACGTCTTCGTTGATTTTAAAGGCGTTGGTGTGTTTGGCGATGGCGGCGGTGCGGCTGCGGTCGAGCCAGAAGGTTTTGCGTGCTTCGGGCGACACGGCGATAAAGCCTTCGCCGTCGCGGGCGCGGGCGAGTTCGCAGATGTGTTCGGCGGCTGCCTCTACGGCTGCTTCGTCATCGGAAACTACGTCTGCCAGCAAGACCATTTTAGGCCGGCCTTTGCCTGCCGCTTTGGTGGCATAACCGACAGCGCGGACGTAACGCCAGTCTAAATGCTCCAAACCGGCCAATCGTACGCTTTCATGGGTAAGCAGGAAATCGCGGATTTCAACAATGGACGGCGTAGCGGTGGCGACCGTGCCGAAAAACTCCATACACACGGTGCGCGTGTATTTCGGCATTTTATGCAACACGAAGGCAACGCTGGTGATGATGCCGTCTGTGCCTTCTTTTTGCACGCCGGGCAGGCCGCTTAAGAATTTGTCGGTAACGTCTTTGCCCAAACCGACTTTGCGGAATTTGTGGCCGGGGATTTCCAAACGTTCGGTTTTAACGATATTGATGCCGTCTGAATCCAGCGTATGCACGTCAAACACGGCGGTTTCTTCATCGTGGATTTTGCCGAAATTGTGGCGCACGCGTTCGATACGCAACCATTCGCCTTGCGGGTTAACCATCTGCCAGTAGGCGAGGTTATCCAAGGCAGTACCCCACAGCACGGCTTTTTTACCGCCTGCGTTCATCGCCACATTACCGCCCACGCAAGATGCATCAGCGGAAGTCGGATCAACGGCGAACACCAAACCTGCTTGATGTGCGGTTTCTTCTACTCGGCGGGTTACTACGCCTGCGCCGCAATGGATAATCGGATGTCTGCCGTCCAAGCCTGCCAGCTCAACGTATTCAACGCCGCGATGCTTGTCGAGTTTTTCAGTATTGATGACTGCGCTGTTTGCGTCCAAAGGTACTGCACCACCGGTATAACCCGTACCGCCGCCGCGCGGAATAATGACCAAATCCAGCTCGATTAAGGCGCGCACCAAAGGCGCGATTTCCGCCTCCGTGTCGGGATTGACGACGACAAAAGGATATTCGACGCGCCAGTCGGTCGCATCGGTAACGTGGGTTACCCGCGCCAGCCCGTCGAACATAATATTGTGCGGCTTGGTAATTTTGCTTAAGCGTTCCAAAATTTGATGGCGTTTTTGGCTGGTTTCATCAAAACTGCTATCAAAACGCTCGACTGCCTTTTCCGCTGCCGCAACCAATACATCCACTTGCCGATTATCGTCGCGGCGTTTGCGGATTTCATTTAAGCGGTGGCGCATTTCGCGTACCAACGCGGCGCGGCGTTTCGGATGCTCCAGCAAATCATCGACCAGATACGGATTGCGCACGACCACCCAAATATCGCCCAACACTTCAAACAACATCCGTGCCGAACGTCCTGTTTTGCGTTGACCGCGCAAATCTTGCAGAATCTGCCACGCCCCGTCGCCCAACAGGCGGATGACGATTTCGCGGTCGGTATAAGAAGTATAGTTATAGGGAATTTCCCGAATACGCTGAGGGGCGGTAGTCGTGGTCATGGCGTGTCCGTGTTTGGTTGTTTTTATTTGAGTGTTGTCCGAATGGTCGGTTGCAGACAAATTTTGAAAGGCAATAATGTAGTTTAATTCTTAATATTTTTCAATGCCGAAACAGGAAATACCCTTATAGAAACAAAATGACGCTTTGAAAAATTGTTGACAATATTATCGGATATAAGTTTTAGACAGTGTTTCCGGCGTATGACCGTATCAAAACGGTTGAGTTTTTCAGAAAACCCGTTATAATGCCGTTTCTCTGAGGCGGGTCTCCCCGCATGGCAAATCGGAACACCGGGTCAGGGGCGGAAGCCAGCAGCCCACTCCGATGCGCCAGTGCCGGGGGTTTGGCCCGCCGCCCTATTTGAAACGCCGGAGCTTCGATGTTCCGGCGTTCCCGTATCGCACCGATGCCGTCTGAAAGCCGTTCAGACGGCATTTTCTTTACTTTGCCATAACGCATCATTACAATGTATCCATACAGGCCAATGAAGAACCGGCTTCATAAAAATGAAGTATGGTTCAATTTCAAGTTTATGACGAACAGGGCAGTTTGATTAAAGACTAAAGGAGTAGGCAAATGAAAAAACTTCTAATGATAACCCTTACCGGTATGCTTGCAGCTTGCGCAACAGGTGTCAATGTCGGCCGGCTGATGGTTGAAATGCCGCAGGGAGAACGTTCTGTCGTTGTGCAGGTTCCCGCGACAAATAACCCACTTTCCGATGCAATGGTTGTCGGAATGATTAAAACATCCGGATCGCCTTCGGCATCAAATATGATTGAAATGCTCGGCGCGGACAATATCAACGTCGGCGTGGCGGGAAGCAGCCAAATGCTTAATAAGGCGACCGCACTTTATTCCTTAAACCATGCAAAGAAAGTTGGAAATAATGTCAGTGTTTATATGATGGGCGACAGCGAAAGTGACAAGGCCGATTTGGAAAACGCGGCAAATGCCAAAAATATCAAATTGCATTATTTCTTTAACCAAAAATAATTTGCAGCGTGCAACTTGCCGCACCAAAATATCCAAATTGAACATACGGCGGCGTACCGGGATTTGCGCCGCCGCTTATCCCGATAGGAGAGTACCGTGAACGCCTCGCAATTAATCAGCAGCCTGACCCAAACCGTCGGCGAAAAATACATCATCACCGACCCCGCGAAAACCGAACAATACCGCCAAGGCTACCGCTTCGGCGAGGGTAAGGCGTTGGCGGTGGTTCGCCCCGGAAGCATTCTGGAAATGTGGAAAATTTTGCAGGCGTGCGTCGAAGCGGACGTGATTGTGATTACGCAGGCGGCGAATACCGGCCTGACGGGCGGCTCGACCCCCGACGGCAACGATTACGACCGCGACATCGTGATTGTGAACACCATGCGGATGAACATCATCCAAACCATCAACAACAACGAACAAGTCGTCTGTCTGCCTGGCTCGACCCTGAACCAGCTTGAATTGCTGCTGAAACCTTTGGGGCGCGAACCGCATTCGGTCATCGGCTCATCCTGTATCGGTGCGTCCGTTTTAGGCGGCGTGTGCAACAACTCCGGCGGCGCATTGGTGCAGCGCGGCCCGGCCTACACAGAAATGGCGCTGTTTGCCCAAATCAACGAAGAGGGCAAGCTGGAGCTGGTCAACCATTTGGGCATAGATTTGGGCGACACGCCTGAAGAAATCCTGACCAACCTGCAAGGTCATCATTATCAAAACAAAGACATCAAACAAGATGCGGGCAAAGGACACGACCACGCCTATTGCAAACACGTCCGTCAAGTGGACGAGCCGACTGCCGCGCGTTTCAATGCCGACCCGGCCCGTCATTACGAAGCGTCCGGTTGCGCGGGCAAACTGATGGTTTTCGCCGTCCGTTTGGACACCTTCCCGCAAGAAAAACAAACCGCCGTGTTCTACATCGGCACGAATGACATCAACGAACTGACCGACATCCGCCGTGCCGCCTTGGGTGAGTTTGAAAGCCTGCCCGTTTCCGGCGAATACATCCATCGCCACGCTTTTGACATTGCCGACGTGTACGGCAAAGACACGTTTTACGTCATCAAAAAATTCGGTACGCACCAACTGCCGAAATTATTTGATTTGAAGGCGCGTGTGGATCGATTCGGCAAAAAAGTCAGCTTCCTGCCCAAGCATTTTTCCGACAAGGCCATGCAGTTCGTCAGCAAATTCCTGCCCGACCACCTGCCCAAATCCATGCGCGATTACCGCGACAAATACGAACACCACCTGATTCTGAAAATGGGCGGAAAAGGCGTAGATGAGGCGCGTGCGTTCTTAAAAGAATATTTTGCACACCACGGCGGCGCGTTTTTCGAGTGCAACGCCGAAGAAACCCAAGCCGCGATGCTGCACCGTTTCGCCGTCGCCTCCGCCGCCATCCGCTACCGTGCCGTACACGACAACGAAGTGGAGGACTTGGTCGCGCTGGATATCGCCCTGCGCCGCGACGACCGCGACTGGTTTGAAAAACTGCCGCCCGAAATCGACAATAAAATCATCCACAAGCTCTACTACGGACATTTCATGTGCCACGTTTTCCATCAGGATTACATCATCAAAAAAGGCAACGACTGCATGGCATTGGAACACGAAATGCTGCATCTCTTAGACCAACGCGGCGCGCAATATCCCGCCGAACACAACGTCGGCCATTTGTATGAAGCCAAACCCGCGCTCAAACAGTTTTACCGCAAACTTGACCCGACCAACAGCTTCAACCCGGGCATAGGCAAAACCAGCAAAAAGAAAAACTGGGCGGAATAAGCGCGTCCGCTTTGAAGGCAGGCAATGCCGTCTGAAGGCAAAACACCGTTCAGACGGCATTGTCGGGTTTGAAGTTTCCCGTCGGGTAATCGCTTTCAAGCCGTATGCCGGCACACGGGCGCGCGTCTCACAAATAAAGTCTGATCCTACCGCCCCCAAAGGGCAGGGTTTCAACCGAAAAGGAAACACGATGAAACCATACAAAATCTACACCCATCCCGCCCTGCCGCCCCAAGCCGTCAAACAAGGCTGGTCGTGGCCGGGACTTTTGTTCGGCACGCTGTGGGCGTGTTTCAAAAGAATGTGGGGTTTGGGGCTGGGGCTGACGGGCGCGATATTCGTGCTGGCGGTGTTTGCCCAACTGGTTTACGGCGACACGCCCGCCACAGACTCGGCGTTTAACGTATTGGGCTTGGCGGTTTCCGTCTGGTTCGGCGCAAAGGGCAACAGCCTTTATGCCCGCCACCTTTTATCGCGCGGCTATACCGAATTGCCCGAAACAGTCGAGGCAGCCAATCCCCAAGCCGCATTGGCGCAATATTTCGGGCGCGGGGGCAGGTAGGCGCGTTTCCCCGCTATGCCGTCTGAAAGGCTTCAGACGGCATTTCTTATAACTTTTCGTTTGCGGCACATAACCAATCAGTCTTTCCCATTTCATTCCGAAATGCGTACCATGCGTCCATCCCTTCAATAATATTTCAAACAAGGAAAGAAACATGGCACGTTTAACCGTACACACCCTCGAAACCGCCCCCGAAGCCGCCAAACCGCGCGTCGAGGCGGTACTTCAAAACAACGGCTTTATCCCCAACCTTATCGGCGTATTGGCAAATGCCCCCGAAGCCTTGGCGTTTTACCAAGAAGTCGGCAAGCTCAACGCCGCCAACAGCCTGACCGCCGGTGAAGTCGAAGTGATCCAGATCATCGCCGCACGCACCAACGAATGCGGCTTCTGCGTGGCAGGGCACACCAAACTCGCAACCCTGAAAAAACTCCTTTCCGAACAATCCCTCAAAGCCGCGCGCGATTTGGATGCAGGCGCGTTTGACGATGCCAAACTCGGTGCGCTTGCCGCCTTTACCCAAGCTGTAATGGCGAAAAAAGGCGCGGTATCCGATGACGAACTCAAAGCATTTTCCGATGCGGGCTACAACCAGCAGCAGGCAGTCGAAGTCGTGATGGGCGTAGCCTTGGCAACCCTGTGCAACTACGTCAACAACCTCGGACAAACCGAAATCAACCCCGAATTGCAGGCTTACGCCTGATACGGCAAACCGCCCGAATATCGGGCGGTTTTTCAAAAATACCCCCTCAAACAAAAACAAGCCGCCTAAGCGGCAGGGAAGCAGCCGCGCATCAGGCGCGCCTCCGATTCCCCCGCAAACCTTAAGGAACAAAGATGAACGCCCAAACCCTGATTGCCAACGTTGCCGAACTCGTCAAAACCAAGCTCAAACCCATAGTGGACGACATCGACCGCAAAGGATACTACCCCGAAGCATTTATGCGCGAACTCGGCGCAATCGGCGGATTCGGCGCAGTCGGCACGGAAGCCGAAGGCGGCAACGGCTTGGGTTTGGCAACGCAAATCGCCGTTTTGCGCAAAATCGGCAAAGAATGCGGCGCAACCTCGTTCAGCGCGTGGTGTCAGGCGGCTTGCGCGTGGTATCTGCACCAAACGCCCAACCGGGCCGTCAAAGACAAATACCTCGCCGACATCCTGCAAGGCAAAGTATTGGCGGGTACCGGAATGTCCAATACCGTCAAACACCTTGCCGGCATCGAAAAACACAACCTCCAAGCCGAACGCGTGGACGGCGGCTACACAGTCAACGGCGCGCTGCCGTGGGTGTCCAACATCGGCGAAGACCACATCTGGGCGAATACCGCCCAAATCGGCGACGGTTACGTTATGTTTATCACCGGCGGACAATGGGAAGGCGTAAGCCTGCAAAACTGCCCCGAATTTTGCGCCCTCGAAGGCACGCGCACCTTCAGCCTGAACTTCAAAGACGTATTTATCCCCGACGAAGACATCATCGCCACACCCGAACAGTTTGTCGACTATATCCAAAGCATCAAAGCAGGCTTTATCCTTCTACAAATCGGCATCGGTGCAGGCGTGATTGACGGCAGCCTCGGCATCATACGCCTCGCCAACGTCGTCAACGCCGAAGTCAACAGCTATCTCGACGACGGCTACGACAGCCTCAAAGCAAGGTTGGACGGCGCGTGGGCAGAAACCGAACGGCTAGCCGACTTGGCTTGGAGCGGCACGCCCGACAACCTTGCCACCCTCAAGCTGCGCGAAGCCGCCGCCGTACTGGCACTTGCCGCCGCCCAATCCGCCGCCCTGCATTCCGGCGCAAAAGGCTACCTGATGCGGAGTCCCGCCCAAAGGCGCGTCCGCGAAGCGATGTTTGTCGCCATCGTAACCCCCGCGATCAAACACCTACGCAAAGAAATAGCGGCAATCGAAGCCGCAAAATAAACAGGCGGAAAAAACCGAAACCCTCACCGCGTCATTCCCGCGAAAGCGGGAATCCAGCCCCCTAACGCAACAGGAATCCATCGAAAAAACCGAAACCTCCAAACCGTCATTCCCGCGAAAGCGGGAATCCAGTAATCGAAAAACCACAGGAATCTATCGAAAAAAAACCAACCCCAAAAAAACCGGGCGGATACCGCACCATCCTCCCAAACCCTGATTTATAGCGGATGAACAAAAATCAGGGCAAGGCGGCGAAGTCGCAGACAGTACAAATAGTACGGGTGCTTCAGTACTTTAGAGAATCGTTCTCTTTGAGCCAAGGCGAGGCAACGCCGTACCGGTTTTTGTTAACCCACTATACAAAAAACAAGGAAACACAAATGGCGCAATATATGTGCGGCCCCTGCGGCTGGATTTACGATGAAGAACTCGGCGACCCCGAACACGGCATCGCCCCCGGGACAAAGTTTGAAGACATCCCCGACGACTGGAAATGCCCCGAATGCGGCGTGGGCAAAGAAGATTTCTACCTGTTGGATTTCGTGATATAGCGGCAGCCGCACCCTTAGGGAAAACCCCGTCATCCGGCGTTCCGCCTGCGGCGGCAGGGAACGCCGTTTTATAGTGGATGAACAAAAATCAGGACAAGGCGACGAAGCCGCAGACAGTACAAATAGTAGGGAACCGATTCACTTGGTGCTTGAGCACCTTAGAGAATCGTTCTCTTTGAGCTAAGGCGAGGCAACGCCGTACCGGTTTTTGTTAACCCACTATACAAAAAACAAGGAAACACAAATGGCGCAATATATGTGCGGCCCCTGCGGCTGGATTTACGATGAAGAACTCGGCGACCCCGAACACGGCATCGCCCCCGGGACAAAGTTTGAAGACATCCCCGACGACTGGAAATGCCCCGAATGCGGCGTGGGCAAAGAAGATTTCTACCTGTTGGATTTCGTGATATAGCGGCAGCCGCACCCTTAGGGAAAACCCCGTCATCCGGCGTTCCGCCTGCGGCGGCAGGGAACGCCGTTTTATAGTGGATGAACAAAAATCAGGACAAGGCGACGAAGCCGCAGACAGTACAAATAGTAGGGAACCGATTCACTTGGTGCTTGAGCACCTTAGAGAATCGTTCTCTTTGAGCTAAGGCGAGGCAACGCTGTACTGGTTTTTGTTAATCCACTATATCCGTTTACGCCCGCCAAGCCGTGTTGTACAGATGCGACACGGCTTTTTCCTTTCCGTTGTCCGAATGTAAATTTTCGGCAAAAAACGTCAAAAATCCCCCCCCCCCGCATTTGAGTAAAAAAGTGTAATGCGTTCAATTATAGGGGAATATTGGCAATTAGAGAGATTCTCCTAACCGGGTTTCTACAATACAATGGGACTACCAATAATTGTATATGGCCGTTTGCTGCCCGGCAGCTGGAAGCATCAAAAGCGCGGGCGGCGTATTGCAAACAGAGAGAATCAATGAACAAAATTTTCCGTGTCATTTACAGCAGGTAACCCAATCTTGGGTGGC
Above is a window of Neisseria sp. Marseille-Q6792 DNA encoding:
- a CDS encoding rubredoxin, encoding MAQYMCGPCGWIYDEELGDPEHGIAPGTKFEDIPDDWKCPECGVGKEDFYLLDFVI
- a CDS encoding carboxymuconolactone decarboxylase family protein; translated protein: MARLTVHTLETAPEAAKPRVEAVLQNNGFIPNLIGVLANAPEALAFYQEVGKLNAANSLTAGEVEVIQIIAARTNECGFCVAGHTKLATLKKLLSEQSLKAARDLDAGAFDDAKLGALAAFTQAVMAKKGAVSDDELKAFSDAGYNQQQAVEVVMGVALATLCNYVNNLGQTEINPELQAYA
- a CDS encoding FAD/FMN-binding oxidoreductase; its protein translation is MTTTTAPQRIREIPYNYTSYTDREIVIRLLGDGAWQILQDLRGQRKTGRSARMLFEVLGDIWVVVRNPYLVDDLLEHPKRRAALVREMRHRLNEIRKRRDDNRQVDVLVAAAEKAVERFDSSFDETSQKRHQILERLSKITKPHNIMFDGLARVTHVTDATDWRVEYPFVVVNPDTEAEIAPLVRALIELDLVIIPRGGGTGYTGGAVPLDANSAVINTEKLDKHRGVEYVELAGLDGRHPIIHCGAGVVTRRVEETAHQAGLVFAVDPTSADASCVGGNVAMNAGGKKAVLWGTALDNLAYWQMVNPQGEWLRIERVRHNFGKIHDEETAVFDVHTLDSDGINIVKTERLEIPGHKFRKVGLGKDVTDKFLSGLPGVQKEGTDGIITSVAFVLHKMPKYTRTVCMEFFGTVATATPSIVEIRDFLLTHESVRLAGLEHLDWRYVRAVGYATKAAGKGRPKMVLLADVVSDDEAAVEAAAEHICELARARDGEGFIAVSPEARKTFWLDRSRTAAIAKHTNAFKINEDVVIPLERLGEYSDGIERINIELSIQNKLKLCAALEQYLSGKLPIDKMGTDLPTAELLGERGKHALAHVSAVKARWEWLLDNLDAPLADYKARYGASVHAAPEAKDNESCFIAFRDFRLRVSVKADVMKPLSEIFSGKTDTKIIQGLGKIHAKTVRSRVFVALHMHAGDGNVHTNIPVNSDDAEMLQTAYRSVERIMKIARSLGGVISGEHGIGITKLEFLTDEDLQPFWNYKNQVDPKHTFNRHKLMKGSDLRNAYTPSFELLGAESLIMEKSDLGTIADSVKDCLRCGKCKPVCSTHVPRANLLYSPRNKILGVGLLTEAFLYEEQTRRGVSIKHFEELMDIGDHCTVCHRCVKPCPVNIDFGDVTVAIRNYLADSGHKRFAPAASMGMAFLNATGPKTIKALRAAMIQTGFPAQNFAYKIGKLLPVGTKKQKAEPKATVGTAPVKEQIIHFINRPLPKSVPAKTPRSMLGIEDDKSIPIIRNPATPEDAEAVFYFPGCGSERLFSQIGLAVQAMLWYVGVQTVLPPGYMCCGYPQDAGGNKAKAEEMSTNNRVAFHRMANTLNYLDIKTVVVSCGTCYDQLEKYRFEEIFPGCRIIDIHEYLLEKGVKLNGVKGQQYLYHDPCHTPIKTMNATQMASSLMGQKVVLSDRCCGESGMFAVKRPDIATQVKFRKQEEIEKNLKELPQGEPVKMLTSCPACLQGLSRYTDDNNMPADYIVIEMAKHILGENWLDEFVKKANNGGVEKVLL
- a CDS encoding DUF2628 domain-containing protein, with protein sequence MKPYKIYTHPALPPQAVKQGWSWPGLLFGTLWACFKRMWGLGLGLTGAIFVLAVFAQLVYGDTPATDSAFNVLGLAVSVWFGAKGNSLYARHLLSRGYTELPETVEAANPQAALAQYFGRGGR
- the dld gene encoding D-lactate dehydrogenase, which codes for MNASQLISSLTQTVGEKYIITDPAKTEQYRQGYRFGEGKALAVVRPGSILEMWKILQACVEADVIVITQAANTGLTGGSTPDGNDYDRDIVIVNTMRMNIIQTINNNEQVVCLPGSTLNQLELLLKPLGREPHSVIGSSCIGASVLGGVCNNSGGALVQRGPAYTEMALFAQINEEGKLELVNHLGIDLGDTPEEILTNLQGHHYQNKDIKQDAGKGHDHAYCKHVRQVDEPTAARFNADPARHYEASGCAGKLMVFAVRLDTFPQEKQTAVFYIGTNDINELTDIRRAALGEFESLPVSGEYIHRHAFDIADVYGKDTFYVIKKFGTHQLPKLFDLKARVDRFGKKVSFLPKHFSDKAMQFVSKFLPDHLPKSMRDYRDKYEHHLILKMGGKGVDEARAFLKEYFAHHGGAFFECNAEETQAAMLHRFAVASAAIRYRAVHDNEVEDLVALDIALRRDDRDWFEKLPPEIDNKIIHKLYYGHFMCHVFHQDYIIKKGNDCMALEHEMLHLLDQRGAQYPAEHNVGHLYEAKPALKQFYRKLDPTNSFNPGIGKTSKKKNWAE
- a CDS encoding acyl-CoA dehydrogenase family protein; the encoded protein is MNAQTLIANVAELVKTKLKPIVDDIDRKGYYPEAFMRELGAIGGFGAVGTEAEGGNGLGLATQIAVLRKIGKECGATSFSAWCQAACAWYLHQTPNRAVKDKYLADILQGKVLAGTGMSNTVKHLAGIEKHNLQAERVDGGYTVNGALPWVSNIGEDHIWANTAQIGDGYVMFITGGQWEGVSLQNCPEFCALEGTRTFSLNFKDVFIPDEDIIATPEQFVDYIQSIKAGFILLQIGIGAGVIDGSLGIIRLANVVNAEVNSYLDDGYDSLKARLDGAWAETERLADLAWSGTPDNLATLKLREAAAVLALAAAQSAALHSGAKGYLMRSPAQRRVREAMFVAIVTPAIKHLRKEIAAIEAAK